In Lentilactobacillus sp. SPB1-3, the sequence GGTTATCCATGGACAACGAACTAGCTGTTGAATCCATGACCTTTAATCCCTTACTGATAATATCCATGTATGTTAAAGTATCAAACTTAACGGCATCTTCGTTAGTCCGAGGATCGTCAGAATAAATTCCATCAACACCATTTTTAGCCATTAAAATGGCATTTGCATCAATTTCTGCAGCACGTAAAGCAGCTGTCGTATCAGTAGAGAAATAAGGGTTACCTGTACCACCTGCGAAAATTACTACACGTCCCTTTTCGAGATGACGGACAGCCTTTCGACGGATGTATGGTTCCGCAATTTGTCTCATTTCAATTGATGTTTGTACTCGAGTAGGCACCCCTAATGATTCGAGGTTATCTTGTAATGCTAGACCGTTCATAACTGTTCCCAGCATACCGATGTAGTCAGCTTGGGCACGTTCCATACCCATAGCGGCTCCTGACTCGCCACGCCACATGTTACCACCACCAACAACAATTCCGATCTGGATTCCCAAATCATAGATGTTTTTGATTTCAGCTGCCACGTCCTTAATAACGGGTGGATTTATTCCTTGTCCTGCATCACCTGCTAAAGCCTCACCACTTAGCTTCAACACGATTCTGTTATATTTTATATCAGACATCAAAGTGCCTCCTATTGTTAATCGTTACATATAATTTTAGCATAATCTGAAGGATAACAACAACACATCTGCTAATTTCAGAAATTCTTAGTTTAGATGATCATTATTATCAAAAAAATATATATTTATGTAAAAAAAAAGTGCCCAAGGGCACTTTTTCTTACTTCAATTGTGAACGAACTTCATCTTCGAAGCTTTGTTGAGTTTGTTCGATTCCTTCACCAACTTCGTAACGAACGAACTTACGAATAGTACCATTCTTTGAGGCAACAAACTTGCCAACAGTTTGGTCTGGGTCTTTAACGAACTCTTGATCTTCAAGTGAAATTTCTGATAAGAACTTGTGTAAACGTCCTTCAACCATCTTTTCAACGATCTTTTCAGGCTTACCTTCATTAAGTGCTTCTTCAGTAAGAACCTTCTTTTCTTCAGCAAGGCGGTCAGCAGGAACTTCATCCTTGTTTAGGTATTCAGGGTTGATTGCAGCAACGTGCATTGCAACATCCTTAGCAGTTTCTTCATCTGCACCTTCAACAAGAGTTAAAGCAGCGATAGCACCACCATTATGAAGGTATGCACCAAATGATTCGTTATCATTCTTTTCAACAACTTCAAAACGTCTCAAAGTAACTTTTTCACCTGTAACTTGAGTAGTTTCAACGATATCATCTTTAACAGTACCCTTTTCAGTCTTGATGTTTAAAGCATCTTCAACAGTTGCTGGTTTTTCGATAGCAATTGCATCACTAACTTTGTTTACAAGATCCTTGAATGGATCACTAGTAGCAACGAAGTCAGTTTCTGAGTTGATTTCAACAATTGCAGCAGTGTTTTCATGGATAGCAATATTTGCTAAACCGTTAGCAGCAACACGGCCACTCTTCTTTTCGGCTTTAGCAACACCTTTTTCACGTAAAACTTCGATAGCCTTGTCAAAGTCACCTTCAGTTTCAACAAGCGCCTTTTTGGCGTCCATCATACCAACACCAGTTTTTTCACGTAATTCTTTTACTTGAGATGCAGAAATTTTTGCCATTTGATTGGCCTCCCTTTTCAAATAAAAACTGACCCTACACTAGGCCATATTGGTCTGAAAGCGATAGAGTCAGCCTAAGTGCTTAATTATTTATTATTTACCTTCAACTTCGTTAGCGATTGATTCGATTGAATCGTCGCTCTTAGCGTCATCGCCAAAAGTTTCTTCGTTAACGTCATCTTCGCCTTGGTTACCTTCGATGATAGCATCAGCCATCTTAGCAGTAATCAAACGAACGGCACGAATTGCATCATCGTTAGATGGGATAATAACATCGATATCATCTGGATCAGTGTTAGTATCAACCATAGCAACGATAGGAATGTTCAATTTTTGAGCTTCCTTGACAGCAATTTGTTCCTTACGAGGATCAACGATGAACATAACATCTGGAATTCTTGGCATATCTTCGATACCACCAAGGAATCTTTCAAGCTTGTCTTGTTGTTTCATTAACAATGAAACTTCCTTCTTAGGAAGACGTTCGAAAGTTCCGTCAGTTGCCATCTTCTTTAATTCTTTTAATCTACGAACACGAGTTTGAATAGTGTTCCAGTTAGTCAAAGTACCACCAAGCCAACGATTGTTAACAAAGTATTGACCTGCACGAGTAGCTTCTTCAGCAATTGCATCTTGTGCTTGTTTCTTAGTACCAACAAACAATACAACGGCACCCTTTGATGCTTCATCCTTAACAAAGTTGTAAGCAGTGTCGATAAGCTTAACAGTCTTTTGTAAGTCGATGATGTAAATACCATTACGTTCAGTAAAGATATATTCCTTCATCTTTGGGTTCCAACGACGAGTTTGGTGACCGAAGTGAACTCCGGCTTCCAATAATTGTTTCATAGAAATAACAGCCATGATATAGCCTCCATAAATTAGTTTTTTCCTCCTCAAAGATCAATTGACCTAGCCACCAAAATGGCACTAACCTAGTTCATCACTTCGAGTGTGTATTTAAAATACCTAGAAAATTATATCTAACAT encodes:
- the pyrH gene encoding UMP kinase, yielding MSDIKYNRIVLKLSGEALAGDAGQGINPPVIKDVAAEIKNIYDLGIQIGIVVGGGNMWRGESGAAMGMERAQADYIGMLGTVMNGLALQDNLESLGVPTRVQTSIEMRQIAEPYIRRKAVRHLEKGRVVIFAGGTGNPYFSTDTTAALRAAEIDANAILMAKNGVDGIYSDDPRTNEDAVKFDTLTYMDIISKGLKVMDSTASSLSMDNHIPLVVFNLNEPGNIRKVVTGENIGTTVKEK
- the tsf gene encoding translation elongation factor Ts, giving the protein MAKISASQVKELREKTGVGMMDAKKALVETEGDFDKAIEVLREKGVAKAEKKSGRVAANGLANIAIHENTAAIVEINSETDFVATSDPFKDLVNKVSDAIAIEKPATVEDALNIKTEKGTVKDDIVETTQVTGEKVTLRRFEVVEKNDNESFGAYLHNGGAIAALTLVEGADEETAKDVAMHVAAINPEYLNKDEVPADRLAEEKKVLTEEALNEGKPEKIVEKMVEGRLHKFLSEISLEDQEFVKDPDQTVGKFVASKNGTIRKFVRYEVGEGIEQTQQSFEDEVRSQLK
- the rpsB gene encoding 30S ribosomal protein S2 codes for the protein MAVISMKQLLEAGVHFGHQTRRWNPKMKEYIFTERNGIYIIDLQKTVKLIDTAYNFVKDEASKGAVVLFVGTKKQAQDAIAEEATRAGQYFVNNRWLGGTLTNWNTIQTRVRRLKELKKMATDGTFERLPKKEVSLLMKQQDKLERFLGGIEDMPRIPDVMFIVDPRKEQIAVKEAQKLNIPIVAMVDTNTDPDDIDVIIPSNDDAIRAVRLITAKMADAIIEGNQGEDDVNEETFGDDAKSDDSIESIANEVEGK